AAAACTCAAAAATATCTCCCTAGTTATCAAGAAATAGAATTAGCTCGTCAACAAGCCGAGTTGCAATCTCAACAAGAAAGATTAGCTCGTCAACAAGCCGAACAAACTATTATCCAAGCTATACCACGTTTACAAGCTTTAGGATTAACGAAAGAGCAAATAGCGATGACTCTTAACCTTTCTGTTGCACAAATCAATAATTACCTTAACAAGTAAAATAGAAGAATAATTTAATTTAGGACTTTTACCAATGACAGTCACTAGTTTGCTGAGTCAAGCCCAAGATATAACCAGTGAAGACTATTGTGTTTTAGGGTTAAGCACTTGCTTCCTCAAAGAAGATGGGGAATATCACCAAGTAGAAATCATCGAACCTATTCCCTCAGCAGCTTTAGAAACCATCATCAAAGGTACTCCCACCTCTTATCAATTCGCTTGTGCCATACTAGTTAAAGATTTTATCATCGGAGAAAATGTGCAAATTCCTGCAGAATTTCCCGAAACAACCCAATTATGTGATGATTTTATCCCTAGGACGATCGC
This window of the Gloeocapsa sp. DLM2.Bin57 genome carries:
- a CDS encoding Uma2 family endonuclease translates to KTQKYLPSYQEIELARQQAELQSQQERLARQQAEQTIIQAIPRLQALGLTKEQIAMTLNLSVAQINNYLNK